One Gloeobacter morelensis MG652769 DNA window includes the following coding sequences:
- the mgtE gene encoding magnesium transporter — MLTQDRREALLAIEGLASLKSELNAMNPADAGDYIASLPPKDQAIAFRLLGKSRAASVFEYLPSEVQEMLTESLHAREVQAIVEQMSPDDRAELFDELPARVVKRLLTQLSPSEREATALILGYPEGTAGRVMTTEYVRLRQDLTVGQAIQKIRKLDQDKETIYYAYLTDAERQLLGVVSLRQLLFAEPDTPVRTLARETIISVPTTADQEEVARLMKRYDLLAMPVVDLEGRLVGIVTVDDVVDILEEEATEDIQKLSGIIGGDEEALSSPIETVKKRLPWLLGNIALYMGAASAIAPFQSTISLIPVLAIVMPILANTSGNVGNQAISVTVRGLATGEVDPVDVFKILRKEILAGLVNAVALGLVLGLLTLIWSRPEEQWVGVVAALVMAVNVLVAASLGTFLPIILKRFKQDPALVSPPLLTTTLDTFGFFTFLGLTSLFLLYFKAG, encoded by the coding sequence ATGTTGACGCAAGATCGGCGAGAGGCCCTGCTGGCAATCGAGGGTCTGGCCAGTCTCAAAAGCGAACTGAACGCTATGAATCCGGCGGACGCGGGCGATTACATCGCTTCGCTTCCTCCCAAAGATCAGGCTATTGCGTTTCGACTGCTCGGCAAAAGTCGGGCAGCGTCGGTATTTGAATATCTACCCAGTGAAGTGCAGGAGATGCTCACCGAAAGCCTGCACGCCCGCGAGGTGCAGGCGATTGTCGAGCAGATGTCCCCGGACGACCGGGCGGAACTGTTCGACGAGCTACCCGCGCGCGTGGTCAAGCGTCTGCTCACCCAACTGAGCCCCTCCGAGCGCGAGGCGACGGCCCTGATTCTGGGTTATCCGGAAGGCACCGCCGGCCGGGTGATGACCACCGAGTACGTGCGGCTGCGGCAGGATCTGACCGTGGGTCAGGCGATTCAAAAGATCCGCAAGCTGGACCAGGACAAAGAAACGATTTACTACGCCTATCTCACCGACGCCGAGCGGCAGCTTCTGGGGGTCGTTTCGCTGCGGCAGTTGCTCTTTGCCGAGCCGGACACGCCGGTGCGCACGCTTGCACGCGAAACGATCATCTCGGTGCCGACCACTGCCGATCAAGAAGAAGTTGCCCGCCTGATGAAGCGCTACGACCTGCTGGCCATGCCCGTGGTCGATCTCGAAGGGCGCCTGGTGGGCATCGTGACCGTTGACGACGTGGTGGACATCCTCGAAGAGGAAGCCACCGAGGACATCCAGAAGTTGAGCGGTATTATCGGCGGCGACGAAGAAGCGCTCTCCTCTCCCATCGAGACGGTCAAAAAGCGGCTGCCCTGGTTACTCGGCAACATCGCTCTCTACATGGGTGCGGCGAGTGCTATCGCTCCGTTTCAATCCACGATCAGCCTGATTCCGGTGCTTGCCATCGTTATGCCGATCCTCGCCAATACCAGCGGCAACGTCGGCAACCAGGCGATCTCGGTGACCGTGCGCGGCCTGGCCACCGGCGAGGTGGACCCGGTCGACGTCTTCAAGATCCTGCGCAAGGAGATCCTGGCAGGACTGGTCAATGCTGTGGCTCTTGGATTGGTACTGGGGTTGCTCACGCTTATCTGGTCGCGGCCGGAAGAGCAGTGGGTCGGCGTCGTGGCGGCGCTGGTGATGGCCGTCAACGTGTTGGTGGCCGCCAGCCTCGGCACGTTCTTGCCGATTATCCTTAAGCGCTTTAAGCAGGATCCGGCCCTGGTGAGTCCGCCTTTGCTGACCACCACGCTCGATACCTTCGGCTTCTTTACCTTCCTGGGCCTGACTTCGTTATTTCTGCTCTATTTCAAGGCAGGGTGA
- the aspS gene encoding aspartate--tRNA ligase gives MRSDYCGTLRSEHIGKTVSLYGWIDGWRDHGGVIFLDLRDYTGIVQIVADPQRTPESYPLASSLRNEYVVRVEGRVSARPEHSLNPRLSTGTIEVYADTLAVLNRAETPPFAISKDEEVDEKLRLKFRYLDLRRGRMQKLLRLRHRVMQIVRRHLDERGFSEIETPVLVKSTPEGARDYLVPSRVNPGDWFALPQSPQLFKQLLMVAGFDRYYQIARCFRDEDLRADRQPEFTQLDMEMSFLSMEEILALNEGLVAAILQETMGLELSLPLPRLTYAEAMARYGSDKPDTRFGLELIDVSEVFRESSFQVLSGAVAAGGKVVCLPVPHAETITNTRVKPGGDLFEFVTQFGARGLLFARVREGGQVDTIGAFSKSLTPEIAADLIEKTGAQPGHLLLFGAGDRTAVPTVLDYMGRLRLKVGEELGFIDPNRHNLLWVTDFPMFEWNAEEKRLEALHHPFTAPRPEDEHDLKTARALAYDIIWNGVEVGGGSLRIYRRDLQERVFETIGLTEEEARAKFGFLLDAFEYGTPPHGGIAYGFDRFVMLIAGEQSIREVIAFPKTQRAQDLMLGAPAAVAERQLKELNVRSTLPPKPQT, from the coding sequence ATGCGTTCCGACTACTGCGGCACATTGCGCTCCGAGCACATCGGCAAAACTGTCTCCCTCTACGGCTGGATCGACGGCTGGCGCGATCACGGCGGCGTCATTTTTCTTGACTTGCGCGATTACACAGGGATTGTCCAGATCGTCGCCGACCCGCAGCGCACCCCCGAGAGCTATCCCCTCGCCAGTTCTCTGCGCAACGAGTACGTCGTGCGCGTCGAAGGCCGCGTGAGCGCCCGCCCCGAGCACTCGCTCAACCCACGCCTTTCTACCGGCACGATCGAAGTCTACGCCGATACCCTCGCAGTGCTCAACCGGGCCGAGACCCCGCCCTTTGCGATCTCCAAGGACGAAGAAGTCGATGAGAAATTGCGCCTGAAGTTTCGCTATCTCGATTTGCGCCGCGGGCGGATGCAAAAACTGTTGCGCCTGCGCCACCGGGTCATGCAGATCGTGCGTCGCCACCTCGACGAGCGCGGCTTTAGCGAGATCGAGACGCCGGTACTGGTCAAATCTACCCCCGAAGGAGCGCGCGACTACCTGGTGCCCTCGCGGGTCAACCCCGGCGATTGGTTCGCCCTGCCGCAGTCGCCGCAGCTATTCAAGCAACTGTTGATGGTCGCGGGCTTCGACCGCTACTACCAGATCGCCCGCTGCTTCCGCGACGAAGATCTGCGCGCCGACCGCCAGCCGGAATTTACCCAGCTCGACATGGAGATGAGCTTCCTGTCGATGGAAGAAATTCTCGCCCTCAACGAAGGGCTGGTGGCCGCCATTCTCCAGGAGACGATGGGGCTGGAGCTATCTTTGCCGCTGCCGCGCCTCACCTACGCCGAGGCGATGGCCCGCTACGGCTCCGACAAGCCCGACACCCGCTTCGGCCTTGAACTAATCGATGTCTCGGAGGTCTTCCGCGAATCGAGTTTCCAGGTGCTCTCGGGGGCGGTTGCCGCTGGGGGCAAAGTTGTCTGTCTGCCGGTGCCGCATGCCGAGACGATCACCAATACCCGCGTCAAACCGGGGGGGGATTTGTTCGAGTTCGTCACCCAGTTCGGGGCGCGGGGGCTGCTCTTTGCCCGCGTGCGCGAGGGCGGCCAGGTTGATACGATCGGAGCTTTCAGCAAAAGCCTCACCCCCGAAATCGCCGCAGACCTGATCGAGAAGACCGGCGCCCAACCGGGTCACCTGCTCTTGTTTGGTGCGGGCGACAGGACAGCGGTCCCGACCGTTCTCGATTACATGGGCCGCTTGCGCCTCAAGGTGGGTGAAGAGTTAGGATTCATCGACCCGAACCGCCACAATCTGCTCTGGGTCACCGACTTTCCGATGTTCGAGTGGAATGCCGAGGAGAAGCGCCTCGAAGCGCTCCACCACCCTTTTACCGCGCCGCGGCCCGAGGACGAGCACGATCTCAAGACCGCCCGCGCTCTGGCCTACGACATCATCTGGAACGGCGTCGAGGTGGGCGGCGGCAGCCTGCGCATCTACCGGCGCGACCTGCAGGAACGGGTCTTTGAAACCATCGGCCTCACCGAGGAGGAGGCGCGCGCCAAATTTGGCTTCTTACTGGACGCTTTTGAGTACGGCACCCCGCCCCACGGTGGCATCGCCTACGGCTTCGACCGCTTCGTGATGCTCATCGCGGGCGAGCAATCGATCCGCGAAGTCATTGCCTTCCCGAAGACTCAGCGCGCCCAGGATCTGATGCTCGGCGCCCCGGCGGCCGTGGCCGAGCGCCAACTTAAAGAACTGAACGTGCGCTCCACCTTGCCGCCCAAGCCCCAAACTTGA
- a CDS encoding DUF192 domain-containing protein encodes MKPLQRRALWAGLALSLWAMPAPAQQVGQPQRLTVEAQVTFGQQTFKLEVARTVQQQAMGLMFRAQMPADRGMLFIFEPPRPAAFWMRNTLIPLDMVFAHRGKIVYIATDVPPCKVERCPTYGPQGSIDVDQVLELNAGTAARLQLKTGDRVKVEFVGPGAFLNPQ; translated from the coding sequence ATGAAGCCACTACAACGTCGCGCACTGTGGGCGGGATTGGCCCTGTCGCTATGGGCGATGCCCGCGCCGGCCCAACAGGTGGGACAACCCCAGCGCCTAACCGTCGAGGCGCAGGTCACCTTCGGCCAGCAGACCTTCAAACTGGAGGTGGCGCGCACGGTGCAACAGCAGGCGATGGGCCTGATGTTCCGTGCCCAGATGCCCGCCGATCGGGGAATGCTCTTTATCTTCGAGCCGCCCCGACCGGCTGCCTTCTGGATGCGCAATACGTTGATTCCCCTGGATATGGTCTTTGCCCACCGGGGCAAAATCGTCTACATCGCCACCGATGTGCCGCCCTGCAAGGTGGAGCGCTGCCCGACCTACGGCCCGCAGGGGAGTATCGACGTCGATCAGGTGCTCGAACTCAACGCCGGGACGGCCGCCAGATTGCAACTGAAGACCGGCGATCGGGTGAAAGTCGAATTTGTCGGTCCCGGCGCGTTCTTGAATCCGCAATAG
- a CDS encoding phycobilisome core component: MKDAISTVIAKYDSQGKYFDNAAVDQLKAYFATGELRVRSAAAISANAQSIIKEATAKALLYSSLTRTGGNMYYARRFAACIRDMEYFLRYATFAMVAGDTSLLDEYVLNGLKETYTSLGVPIDATVKGINALREVVASVVGPEAAGEASKYFDHLAKGLQ; the protein is encoded by the coding sequence ATGAAAGACGCCATCAGCACGGTCATCGCCAAGTACGACTCCCAGGGCAAATACTTCGATAACGCCGCGGTCGATCAGCTCAAAGCCTACTTTGCGACCGGTGAGCTGCGGGTGCGCTCGGCGGCGGCCATCAGCGCCAACGCCCAATCGATCATCAAAGAGGCGACCGCCAAGGCACTGCTCTACAGCAGCCTGACGCGCACCGGCGGCAACATGTACTACGCCCGCCGCTTCGCCGCCTGCATCCGCGACATGGAGTACTTTCTGCGCTACGCAACCTTCGCGATGGTGGCCGGCGACACCAGCCTGCTGGATGAGTATGTTCTCAACGGCCTCAAAGAAACCTACACCTCTTTGGGTGTGCCCATCGACGCTACCGTCAAGGGTATCAACGCCCTGCGCGAGGTGGTGGCTTCGGTAGTCGGGCCGGAGGCGGCGGGCGAAGCGAGCAAGTACTTCGACCACCTGGCGAAGGGCCTGCAGTAA
- a CDS encoding pentapeptide repeat-containing protein: protein MFIVDYFKDFFREVYLAWQHERDITIRDKLRVHNAQELLERYARGERNFVEAGLSKAHLQGVDLSGANFIHANLRAADLRGANLSEACLMGTSLKGTDLRGANLTGATFAYASLRGILIDDKTQVDLKWRTVWELVNLPPVTARQLPGADLARTRLSSVHLQRANLAGADFTETDLDEAQLQEANLQGAILREARLVSTNLRGVNLRAADCQAANLFDANLCDTDLREANLSKANLIEAVLVSADLRGADLREANLDSANCQGANLEGANLEGANLEGVLLAGATMPDASIHS, encoded by the coding sequence ATGTTTATTGTCGACTATTTCAAAGACTTCTTTCGGGAGGTGTACCTGGCTTGGCAGCATGAACGAGATATCACTATCCGGGACAAACTCAGGGTGCACAACGCCCAGGAGTTGCTGGAGCGCTACGCCCGGGGTGAGCGCAATTTTGTCGAGGCTGGTCTAAGCAAAGCACACCTGCAAGGTGTGGACCTGTCGGGAGCCAACTTCATCCATGCGAACTTAAGAGCGGCGGACCTGCGTGGGGCCAATCTGAGCGAAGCCTGCTTAATGGGTACCTCCTTAAAAGGAACGGATCTGCGTGGGGCCAATCTGACCGGGGCGACGTTTGCTTACGCGAGTTTGAGGGGCATACTCATCGACGACAAGACGCAGGTGGACCTCAAGTGGCGGACGGTGTGGGAACTGGTCAACCTGCCGCCGGTCACAGCCCGCCAACTGCCCGGAGCGGATCTTGCCAGAACCCGGCTGTCGTCGGTCCATTTGCAGCGGGCCAACCTGGCAGGGGCCGATTTTACCGAAACCGACCTCGACGAAGCGCAACTGCAGGAAGCGAATCTGCAGGGGGCTATCCTGCGTGAGGCACGCCTAGTCAGTACCAATTTGCGGGGAGTGAACCTCAGAGCAGCGGATTGCCAAGCGGCCAACCTGTTTGATGCCAACCTGTGTGATACCGATTTGCGCGAAGCCAACCTCTCCAAGGCGAACCTGATCGAAGCTGTGCTGGTCAGTGCCGACTTGCGCGGGGCGGACTTGCGCGAAGCGAACCTCGACAGTGCGAACTGCCAGGGGGCGAATCTGGAAGGAGCGAATCTGGAAGGAGCGAATCTGGAGGGGGTGCTGCTGGCCGGGGCGACGATGCCCGATGCAAGCATTCATTCTTAA
- a CDS encoding thioesterase II family protein, which translates to MNLPNNQLGSGPYFAAAEWFRWCTPNPGARLRLFCFPHAGCGASVYREWRTQLPEAIEVRPCQLPGRENLTRLPMPPRLPELIDIWVSVLAPHLDRPFAFFGHSMGALVSFELARQLRRQHLPLPVCLLVASRRAPQLSSPMPTGDLLSEEALLAWVRKVGGTPEALLAHPKWREHYLGILRADLRLSEHYLYRPEPPLDCPLFVYGGTHDTVVTHPQLSAWREQTASTFALQMLPGGHIFDPPMVQQQLASMADRLGSFLS; encoded by the coding sequence ATGAATCTACCAAACAATCAGCTTGGCAGTGGGCCATATTTTGCGGCGGCGGAGTGGTTCCGCTGGTGTACCCCCAACCCGGGCGCCCGGCTGCGCTTATTTTGTTTTCCCCACGCGGGCTGCGGCGCGTCGGTCTACCGCGAATGGCGCACACAGTTGCCGGAGGCGATCGAGGTGCGGCCCTGCCAGTTGCCCGGCCGCGAAAATCTGACCCGCTTACCGATGCCGCCGCGGTTGCCGGAACTGATCGACATATGGGTCTCGGTGCTTGCGCCACACCTCGACCGGCCTTTTGCCTTCTTCGGGCACAGTATGGGAGCCCTGGTCAGTTTTGAGCTGGCGCGACAGTTGCGGCGGCAGCACCTGCCGCTGCCGGTCTGTTTGCTGGTGGCTAGCCGCCGGGCGCCGCAACTGAGCTCCCCGATGCCCACGGGCGATCTGCTGTCGGAGGAGGCGCTACTAGCCTGGGTGCGCAAAGTCGGCGGTACCCCCGAAGCCCTGCTGGCCCACCCGAAGTGGCGGGAGCACTACCTGGGTATTTTGCGGGCCGATTTGCGATTGAGTGAGCACTATCTCTACCGGCCGGAACCACCCCTGGATTGTCCGCTCTTCGTCTACGGCGGAACGCACGACACGGTGGTCACCCACCCACAGCTTTCGGCCTGGCGCGAACAGACCGCAAGCACCTTTGCCCTGCAGATGCTCCCTGGGGGCCATATTTTTGACCCGCCCATGGTGCAGCAGCAGCTTGCCAGTATGGCCGACCGCCTCGGCTCTTTTTTGAGCTGA
- a CDS encoding cytochrome P450, producing MSTLPPPRFNPFDPEFRRDPYRVYAHLRVAAPIHRSLGMWVLTRYADVLAVLKDPRFSSSQIPLAVRQRSEEPDQAQSHPLARLAAKSIVFTDEPDHTRLRHLVVRAIKRRTPAQEQAHLTRIASALLERVSFKGRMDAVADYAERLPLQFMAESMALPPDSWQSVRDWTHQLRYLLEPGLMGRKDFERVQTVLDEVSAFFEDMLAVRRQQPGDDLISALDAAHRETQVDRLSDEEIVYCCIMMFVAGHETTRSLIASGLLTLLQHPEQLADVRAHPELIGAALTEMLRYESPLQQTKRRATVAVTVGGWTIQPGEQVLLCLGAANRDPERFEEPDRFDITRTDTAHLAFGQGMHHCLGAALAQMEAQVALRVLLERFANLTLEDTPEWLEHSFILRGLKTLPVQWDR from the coding sequence ATGAGTACCCTGCCACCGCCCCGGTTCAATCCTTTTGATCCTGAATTTCGCCGAGACCCCTACCGCGTCTACGCGCATCTGCGGGTGGCCGCGCCTATCCACCGCAGCCTGGGGATGTGGGTGCTGACGCGTTATGCCGATGTCCTGGCGGTGCTCAAAGATCCGCGCTTCAGTTCCAGCCAGATTCCGCTGGCGGTCCGGCAGCGCAGCGAGGAACCAGACCAGGCCCAGAGCCATCCCCTCGCTCGGCTTGCCGCCAAATCGATCGTCTTTACCGACGAACCCGACCATACCCGCCTGCGCCATCTGGTGGTCAGGGCGATCAAGCGCCGAACGCCCGCGCAGGAGCAGGCCCATCTCACCCGCATCGCCTCCGCGCTACTGGAGCGCGTCAGTTTTAAAGGCCGCATGGATGCGGTCGCCGATTACGCGGAGCGCTTGCCGCTGCAGTTTATGGCCGAGTCGATGGCGTTGCCGCCGGATAGCTGGCAGAGTGTTCGGGACTGGACCCACCAGTTGCGCTACCTGCTGGAGCCGGGGTTGATGGGTAGAAAAGACTTTGAGCGGGTCCAGACGGTACTGGATGAGGTGAGTGCTTTTTTTGAGGACATGCTGGCTGTGCGACGCCAGCAGCCAGGCGACGACCTGATCAGCGCCCTGGATGCCGCTCACCGGGAAACGCAGGTGGATCGGCTGAGCGACGAAGAAATCGTCTACTGCTGCATCATGATGTTCGTGGCGGGCCACGAAACCACCCGCAGTTTGATTGCAAGCGGTCTGCTCACCCTGCTGCAGCACCCCGAACAACTGGCCGATGTGCGCGCGCACCCCGAACTGATCGGTGCCGCCCTCACCGAGATGCTGCGCTACGAAAGTCCTCTGCAGCAGACCAAGCGCCGGGCGACAGTAGCGGTCACCGTCGGCGGCTGGACCATTCAACCAGGAGAGCAGGTCCTGCTGTGCCTGGGGGCGGCCAATCGCGATCCGGAGCGCTTCGAGGAGCCGGACCGCTTCGACATCACCCGCACCGACACTGCGCATCTCGCTTTTGGGCAAGGCATGCACCACTGCCTGGGCGCCGCCCTCGCTCAAATGGAAGCGCAGGTGGCTTTGCGCGTATTGCTGGAGCGTTTTGCCAACCTGACGTTGGAGGATACCCCCGAGTGGTTGGAGCACAGCTTCATTTTGCGGGGGCTGAAGACACTTCCTGTGCAATGGGACCGATGA